The proteins below are encoded in one region of Rhodopirellula islandica:
- a CDS encoding LamG-like jellyroll fold domain-containing protein — MIRTLLLSLFVSVPVLTVASEPVRWSADSTQSSVVATHGKAEIGAGIEGESWLLNGQTVLEPQGARDVLETGEHSIVVWVNPYRLDSGQQIIAAKNRYSLDEREWSLMLDRNHRFSLYVHQNGWRTISGPVPELGHWYQLCLVMKPDQVELYVNGQLSGSVKLDRPVQPTDAPLTLGGVNDDGIARQTWYGAIDEVQLMPRALSSKEVAASYHPVGLVHDIPTPPPPFPLWDENSPLAPANDLLEVANVDFHVIKKWDKPRDGYTFLHGVAFAWHQGKLFASIGHNQGDENTVTEEAQYRVSEDEGKTWGPLQIIDAGDEDNLAVSHGVFLSHGRTLWAFQGAYYGRMDNIHTRAYQLDDSTGKWKSLGVIIEQGFWPMNQPVRMDDGNWIMPGFLGRRYSGDDVFPAAVAISRGADFTQWDLVKIPVEPSVHRMWGESSLWVDGPTVFNVARYGGDAKALVAKSDDYGRTWSSSAISNLPMATSKPAAGVLSNGQRYLVCTTAAKNGGKRSPLTIAVSRPGENVFSKVFVIRRSMNGGAPGESAPSLSLSYPCALEHDGKLYVGYSNNGGRRANQNSAEMAVLPLESLQVP; from the coding sequence ATGATCCGAACCCTTTTGTTGAGTCTGTTTGTCTCGGTTCCTGTCCTGACAGTCGCGAGCGAACCAGTGCGGTGGTCGGCTGATTCAACGCAATCGAGTGTCGTCGCAACGCACGGCAAAGCAGAAATCGGTGCCGGGATCGAAGGTGAGAGCTGGTTGCTCAACGGGCAAACCGTTCTGGAGCCGCAGGGGGCACGCGACGTTTTGGAAACGGGGGAGCATTCGATTGTTGTTTGGGTGAACCCCTACCGCTTGGATTCTGGCCAACAGATCATCGCGGCCAAGAATCGTTATTCGTTGGATGAACGCGAGTGGTCGCTGATGCTGGATCGCAATCACCGATTCAGCCTCTATGTTCATCAAAATGGATGGCGAACCATTTCTGGTCCTGTGCCTGAACTCGGCCATTGGTACCAACTCTGCTTGGTGATGAAACCTGACCAGGTTGAGTTGTATGTCAACGGTCAACTTTCTGGATCGGTGAAGCTGGATCGGCCCGTTCAACCCACCGATGCGCCGCTGACGTTGGGGGGAGTGAACGACGACGGGATTGCCCGGCAAACCTGGTATGGCGCGATCGATGAGGTTCAGCTAATGCCCCGAGCGTTGTCGTCCAAAGAAGTGGCCGCGTCCTATCATCCGGTCGGTTTGGTTCATGATATTCCGACCCCTCCCCCACCGTTCCCACTGTGGGATGAGAACTCACCGTTGGCCCCGGCCAATGATCTGCTGGAAGTTGCCAACGTCGACTTCCATGTGATCAAAAAATGGGACAAGCCCCGCGATGGATACACGTTCTTGCACGGGGTCGCGTTTGCTTGGCATCAAGGGAAGTTGTTTGCTTCGATCGGTCACAACCAAGGGGACGAAAACACGGTGACCGAGGAGGCGCAGTACCGAGTGAGCGAGGATGAAGGAAAGACATGGGGGCCGCTGCAAATCATCGATGCAGGGGACGAGGACAACCTCGCTGTCAGTCACGGGGTGTTCCTCTCACACGGGCGAACCTTGTGGGCATTCCAGGGGGCTTACTATGGGCGGATGGACAACATTCACACGCGAGCCTATCAGTTGGATGATTCCACGGGGAAGTGGAAGTCACTGGGTGTGATCATCGAACAGGGGTTTTGGCCCATGAACCAACCCGTTCGGATGGACGATGGCAATTGGATCATGCCGGGATTCCTTGGCAGGCGTTATTCGGGGGACGATGTGTTCCCGGCGGCGGTTGCGATCAGTCGCGGGGCTGACTTCACCCAGTGGGATTTGGTGAAGATTCCTGTGGAGCCCTCCGTTCATCGAATGTGGGGTGAATCCAGTTTGTGGGTGGACGGCCCAACCGTTTTCAACGTCGCCCGCTACGGTGGTGACGCCAAGGCTTTGGTCGCCAAGAGCGACGACTATGGTCGGACTTGGTCATCCTCGGCGATCAGCAACCTGCCGATGGCAACGTCCAAACCCGCGGCCGGTGTCCTGAGCAACGGCCAAAGGTACTTGGTCTGCACAACCGCTGCTAAGAACGGTGGCAAGCGGTCGCCATTGACCATTGCCGTTTCGCGTCCTGGCGAAAATGTGTTTTCCAAGGTGTTTGTCATTCGACGATCGATGAACGGGGGCGCGCCCGGTGAATCAGCCCCGAGTTTGAGTTTGTCGTATCCATGTGCGCTGGAACATGACGGCAAACTGTATGTTGGGTACTCCAACAACGGTGGTCGCCGTGCCAACCAGAACAGCGCCGAGATGGCTGTGTTGCCACTGGAGTCACTTCAGGTCCCGTGA
- a CDS encoding DUF4956 domain-containing protein has translation MPEWLPSVSTQVDANLPTLATRLALAWLCGWVVALIARIKSPHDSPNQLTLTLVLMSVLIAMATQIIGDNIARAFSLVGALSIVRFRAAVSSTRDVAFVLAAVVVGMAIGAGQYWVSFLGLITLAWATQFNGGSSASLPKKLPLTDGPQWRLTLKVGLHSVGSWDAELKRLTKSYQLLSAETARRGGSLELVYRYQPQDDTDASQLIAALNAIPTVESVATKPI, from the coding sequence ATGCCTGAATGGCTTCCTTCTGTCTCCACCCAAGTGGATGCCAACTTGCCAACGCTGGCAACACGACTTGCGTTGGCTTGGTTGTGCGGCTGGGTGGTGGCTTTGATCGCGCGGATCAAATCGCCCCACGACTCGCCGAATCAGCTCACGCTCACCCTGGTGCTGATGAGCGTGTTGATCGCCATGGCGACCCAAATCATCGGCGACAACATCGCGCGTGCATTCAGTTTGGTAGGCGCTCTTTCGATCGTTCGATTTCGGGCCGCGGTGTCCTCCACACGAGACGTGGCCTTCGTCTTGGCAGCGGTGGTCGTCGGCATGGCGATCGGAGCCGGACAATACTGGGTCTCGTTCTTGGGTTTGATCACACTCGCTTGGGCGACACAGTTCAACGGCGGAAGCTCCGCATCCCTGCCCAAAAAACTGCCGTTGACAGATGGCCCCCAGTGGCGATTGACACTCAAGGTGGGCCTGCATTCCGTCGGCAGTTGGGACGCCGAACTGAAACGTCTGACCAAGAGCTACCAGCTCCTTTCTGCAGAAACAGCTCGCCGTGGTGGGTCGCTGGAACTCGTCTATCGCTATCAACCGCAAGATGACACCGATGCCAGCCAACTGATCGCTGCTCTGAACGCGATCCCAACTGTCGAATCGGTCGCCACCAAACCAATCTGA
- a CDS encoding polyphosphate polymerase domain-containing protein codes for MNDKRIELKYQLDPSLASEVKQWARQHLAADPHCETGDSYDVNTLYLDTQQLDLFHQTGVIGRRKYRVRRYGREAQLWLESKSKKKSEVQKTRSAGPEQEVLQALIGLDDIPEQKDDDSTSTPWFGDWFCDQATERQLRPTIQVHYRRFARMGTEQGQNMRLTIDSQLHASPASEWEVASEDASSDRSQRVKATPLEILELKFHRIMPHRFKELLREFPIPVTGFSKYRAAIRCWNLDQAVPVFDTPNTAPADLHSRNETLTHA; via the coding sequence ATGAACGACAAGCGAATCGAACTGAAATATCAACTGGATCCCAGTTTGGCATCGGAAGTCAAACAGTGGGCCCGTCAACATCTCGCCGCGGACCCTCACTGCGAAACGGGGGACAGCTACGACGTCAACACGCTGTACCTGGACACTCAACAGCTGGATCTGTTTCATCAGACCGGAGTGATCGGGCGACGGAAGTATCGGGTTCGACGTTATGGCCGCGAAGCTCAGCTTTGGTTGGAAAGCAAATCCAAGAAAAAGAGCGAGGTCCAAAAGACTCGATCCGCTGGCCCCGAACAGGAAGTGTTGCAGGCCTTGATTGGCCTGGATGACATCCCAGAGCAGAAGGACGACGATTCCACCTCCACGCCTTGGTTCGGCGATTGGTTCTGCGACCAAGCCACTGAGCGTCAACTTCGCCCGACCATTCAAGTCCACTATCGACGATTCGCTCGAATGGGCACGGAACAAGGTCAAAACATGCGTTTGACCATCGACAGCCAACTGCACGCCAGCCCAGCGTCTGAGTGGGAAGTGGCATCCGAAGATGCCTCGTCAGATCGTTCGCAACGGGTGAAAGCGACGCCGCTCGAAATTCTCGAGCTGAAGTTCCATCGAATCATGCCGCATCGTTTCAAAGAACTGCTGCGTGAATTCCCAATTCCGGTGACAGGATTTTCCAAGTACCGTGCCGCCATCCGCTGTTGGAACCTGGATCAGGCTGTTCCAGTGTTTGACACTCCGAACACCGCACCTGCTGACTTGCATTCCCGAAACGAGACCCTGACGCATGCCTGA
- a CDS encoding CotH kinase family protein, with protein MLRFPLVRPAALLFSGVALIGGLGCSPNIQAQPPGMGPGGPGGPDQPDQELVEKFDADGNAWLNDSERKEAREFLAANPVQQGFGGPGGPRGPGEGRGPGEGRGLEGGRERGEGGRGGFGPPQGFGPGPGFGPPSDFGPPPGDEARRGRGQRGGGPPGMNRDRPEPTPGQTITKESVTPVDGDLYDPQIVRTVFLDFGTDDWEEEMETFHSTDVEVPATITIDGRSYPDCGISFRGASSYGMVPRGYKRSLNISVDMANEDQRIGGYKTLNLLNGASDDSMMSTVLYSHIANQHIPAPRANFVRVVINGEDWGVYTNVEQFNKDFVKRNFGSAKGARWKVSGSPRGGGGLEYRGEDLENYRHPFEQKSGNDKDLQRLVDLCRVLEQTPANELPAALEPMVNVDGLLWFLALDNALINSDGYWIRASDYSIVLDKDDVFHFIPHDMNEAFRAAGGPGGPGGPGGRGGPGGRGDRGRGGPGGFGGPGEFGGPRGLDGPRDADGPRDADRPRGFAGPNQNGPRDANRPGPETTTSPLGLDPLIGLEDPTKPLRSKVLAVPQYRDAYLAKVRQLAENSLDWKTIGPFVQAQAELIEPLLEVDTRKLGTLESFQAMTSATDVSGQSEAPSRGHGAMNLKAFADGRREFLLK; from the coding sequence ATGCTCCGTTTCCCGCTCGTTCGCCCCGCAGCCTTGCTGTTCTCTGGAGTCGCCTTGATCGGCGGCCTCGGTTGTTCGCCCAACATCCAAGCTCAACCGCCTGGAATGGGTCCTGGTGGCCCCGGCGGTCCAGACCAACCCGACCAAGAACTCGTCGAGAAATTTGACGCGGACGGCAACGCTTGGTTGAACGATTCCGAACGCAAGGAAGCTCGCGAATTTCTCGCCGCCAACCCCGTTCAGCAAGGTTTCGGTGGCCCTGGTGGACCTCGCGGCCCGGGGGAAGGACGTGGTCCCGGGGAAGGTCGCGGCCTCGAAGGAGGGCGTGAACGAGGCGAAGGTGGCCGTGGCGGATTCGGTCCGCCACAAGGCTTTGGTCCGGGCCCCGGATTTGGGCCTCCATCGGACTTCGGCCCCCCCCCAGGCGACGAAGCCCGTCGCGGTCGTGGCCAACGTGGCGGTGGACCTCCCGGAATGAATCGTGATCGTCCCGAGCCCACGCCCGGACAAACCATCACCAAAGAATCCGTCACCCCAGTCGACGGCGATCTTTACGATCCTCAGATCGTTCGCACCGTGTTCTTGGACTTCGGCACAGATGACTGGGAAGAAGAGATGGAGACCTTCCACAGCACCGACGTCGAAGTCCCCGCCACGATCACGATCGATGGCAGATCTTATCCCGACTGCGGCATCAGTTTCCGAGGTGCCTCGTCGTATGGCATGGTCCCACGAGGCTACAAACGATCGCTCAACATCTCGGTCGACATGGCCAACGAAGACCAACGGATCGGAGGCTACAAAACCCTGAACCTGCTCAACGGCGCGAGCGACGATTCCATGATGAGCACCGTGCTGTACTCGCACATTGCCAACCAACACATTCCTGCTCCCCGTGCCAACTTCGTTCGCGTTGTCATAAACGGCGAAGACTGGGGCGTGTACACCAACGTCGAGCAATTCAACAAAGACTTTGTCAAGCGAAACTTTGGCAGTGCCAAAGGGGCACGCTGGAAAGTCAGCGGTTCGCCTCGCGGTGGCGGTGGACTGGAATACCGCGGCGAAGACCTGGAAAACTACCGCCATCCTTTCGAACAAAAGTCCGGCAATGACAAAGACCTTCAGCGTCTGGTCGATCTGTGCCGTGTGCTCGAACAAACCCCAGCCAATGAACTCCCCGCGGCCTTGGAACCCATGGTCAACGTCGACGGATTGCTCTGGTTCCTCGCTCTGGACAATGCCTTGATCAACTCGGACGGCTACTGGATCCGAGCGAGTGACTACAGCATCGTGCTGGACAAAGACGACGTGTTCCACTTCATCCCACACGACATGAACGAAGCCTTCCGTGCTGCGGGCGGACCTGGTGGCCCCGGCGGACCTGGAGGTCGTGGTGGCCCGGGCGGGCGAGGTGATCGTGGACGCGGTGGACCAGGTGGCTTTGGTGGCCCCGGTGAGTTTGGCGGTCCCCGAGGACTCGATGGGCCTCGTGATGCAGATGGACCTCGTGATGCAGATCGACCTCGTGGATTTGCTGGCCCAAACCAGAACGGTCCCCGCGATGCAAACCGTCCCGGTCCCGAAACAACCACGTCTCCGCTTGGTTTGGATCCGCTGATTGGCCTGGAAGATCCGACCAAACCGCTTCGCAGCAAAGTGCTCGCAGTCCCACAGTACCGCGATGCCTACCTCGCGAAAGTTCGCCAACTCGCGGAAAACTCTTTGGACTGGAAGACCATCGGCCCGTTCGTTCAGGCACAAGCAGAATTGATCGAACCGCTGTTGGAAGTCGACACGCGAAAACTGGGAACGTTGGAATCATTCCAAGCGATGACCAGTGCCACCGATGTCTCCGGCCAATCGGAAGCACCGAGCCGCGGCCATGGTGCGATGAACTTGAAAGCCTTCGCCGATGGGCGTCGCGAATTCCTGCTGAAGTAG
- a CDS encoding prenyltransferase/squalene oxidase repeat-containing protein, giving the protein MLWDSNPARHTSARRKFRLGRRVFVTTCAAAIISLPAYGQKAESTAGNQPISKTEQLRQQIVDKGLAFLAKEGQSEQGTFSDKVGPGVTALAITSALRNGQSIDDPMVAEGLKALEGYVKPDGGIYGNGRLKNYETCVAMVCFAEANKTGKYNEILKRAKGFVTGIQYGAGARDPSDPWYGGVGYSGAGRPDLSNTAYMIEALRAVETPASDPAIQSALVFISRCQNLDSEFNDTQFANKVDDGGFYYEIPTTKIDPSTSEERFTPNGGLRSYGSMGYTGLKSMIFAGLTKEDPRVKAAQQWIQDHYSVEKNPGMGTAGLYYYYHTFAAALDAAGLKTVADSDGVEHDWKADLVAELAERQNEDGSWSNDNQRWFENDKNLATSFALMALGHCR; this is encoded by the coding sequence ATGCTTTGGGATTCCAATCCAGCACGTCACACTTCCGCTCGCCGGAAATTTCGCCTCGGTCGCCGGGTTTTTGTCACAACCTGTGCGGCAGCGATCATCAGTTTGCCCGCTTACGGCCAAAAAGCCGAGTCGACGGCGGGGAATCAACCGATCAGCAAAACAGAGCAGCTTCGCCAGCAGATCGTCGACAAGGGACTCGCCTTCCTCGCCAAAGAGGGGCAGTCCGAGCAAGGGACTTTTTCGGACAAAGTTGGTCCAGGCGTGACGGCATTGGCGATCACATCGGCGCTGCGGAACGGCCAGTCGATCGATGACCCGATGGTTGCCGAGGGATTGAAGGCACTCGAAGGCTACGTCAAACCAGACGGCGGCATCTATGGCAACGGGCGTCTGAAAAACTACGAGACTTGTGTCGCGATGGTGTGCTTCGCCGAAGCCAACAAGACCGGCAAGTACAACGAGATTCTGAAGCGAGCCAAAGGGTTCGTGACCGGAATCCAATACGGCGCTGGAGCCCGTGACCCATCCGACCCCTGGTACGGCGGCGTCGGCTACAGCGGTGCTGGACGACCTGATTTGTCGAACACCGCGTACATGATCGAAGCCTTGCGCGCCGTGGAAACTCCGGCCAGTGACCCTGCGATTCAAAGTGCGTTGGTGTTCATTTCGCGATGCCAGAACTTGGACAGCGAGTTCAACGACACGCAGTTTGCTAACAAGGTCGATGACGGCGGGTTCTACTACGAAATCCCGACGACCAAGATTGACCCGAGCACGTCGGAAGAACGCTTCACCCCCAACGGCGGACTACGCAGTTATGGCTCGATGGGATACACGGGGCTCAAGAGCATGATTTTCGCCGGTCTGACCAAGGAGGATCCTCGTGTCAAAGCGGCTCAACAGTGGATCCAGGATCACTACAGCGTCGAAAAGAATCCCGGCATGGGAACCGCCGGTCTGTATTACTACTACCACACCTTCGCGGCCGCACTCGATGCAGCAGGACTAAAAACCGTTGCCGATTCCGATGGCGTAGAACATGACTGGAAGGCCGATTTAGTCGCTGAGCTAGCGGAACGTCAAAACGAAGATGGGTCGTGGAGCAATGACAACCAGCGGTGGTTCGAAAACGACAAGAACCTTGCGACCAGCTTCGCGTTGATGGCGTTGGGGCACTGCCGGTGA
- a CDS encoding flavodoxin domain-containing protein, whose amino-acid sequence MISKVNTIFLAALVFAAWGLAHWTEGTWWIAPPSASRWWAAAGSLAAYGLLCVWSFRGSSALKTMPVKATPMTCSQVLPEVPSRSFDDDPVLVIYASETGFAEELAQQTLELLRGAGKFAELLPLDSISVERLQTTRQAFLLASTAGEGEPPAHACEFAEDVMSTQHDLSTLSYAVLALGDSSYDEYCAFGRQIDAWLQQCGAKATDDRIDVDDADPMALSDWQALVEEFAGTPQPSL is encoded by the coding sequence ATGATCTCGAAGGTCAACACCATTTTCCTCGCGGCACTTGTCTTCGCCGCCTGGGGTTTGGCACATTGGACGGAAGGCACTTGGTGGATCGCACCACCGAGTGCCTCTCGTTGGTGGGCGGCGGCAGGTTCGCTTGCCGCCTATGGCTTGCTGTGCGTTTGGTCGTTTCGAGGGAGCTCAGCCCTCAAGACCATGCCAGTGAAAGCAACGCCGATGACTTGCAGTCAGGTGCTCCCTGAAGTTCCGTCCAGGAGCTTCGACGACGATCCCGTGCTGGTGATCTACGCCAGTGAAACCGGGTTCGCTGAGGAACTTGCTCAACAGACCTTGGAATTGCTTCGTGGGGCAGGCAAGTTCGCTGAACTGCTGCCGCTTGATTCGATTTCGGTGGAACGCTTGCAAACGACTCGACAAGCATTCCTTTTGGCAAGCACCGCAGGGGAGGGTGAACCGCCCGCTCACGCCTGCGAGTTCGCCGAAGACGTGATGTCCACTCAGCATGACTTGTCCACTCTGAGCTACGCGGTGCTGGCACTCGGTGACAGCAGCTACGACGAATACTGCGCCTTTGGCCGGCAAATCGACGCCTGGTTGCAACAATGCGGCGCAAAGGCCACCGACGATCGGATCGACGTCGATGATGCCGATCCCATGGCATTGTCAGACTGGCAAGCTCTCGTCGAAGAGTTTGCCGGCACTCCTCAACCGAGTCTGTGA
- a CDS encoding DUF4198 domain-containing protein: protein MNRLLLSFVFLLAAVPSASYAHKVWLLPSQTVFSGPEPWLTVDAAVSNDLFYFNHFPLRLDNLVITAPDGTEAEAQNQSTGKYRSVFDLPLTQRGTYRVAVVNDGAFASWEENGERRRWRGSADAIASEVPADADNLRITESFGRVETFVTNGAPSQEALQPVGKGIELIPVTHPNDLYAGETATFRFLVNGQPQKDMEIVVIQGGTRYRNSQEELNVTTNEEGEFQITWAEPGMHWIETSHQDDETKIENASGRRMSYAGTFEVLPQ from the coding sequence ATGAACCGCTTGCTTCTTTCGTTTGTCTTTTTGCTCGCTGCCGTTCCAAGCGCATCCTACGCGCACAAGGTTTGGTTGCTGCCATCCCAAACCGTTTTCTCGGGCCCCGAGCCCTGGCTGACCGTCGACGCGGCTGTCTCCAATGACTTGTTCTACTTCAACCACTTTCCATTGCGACTGGACAATCTGGTCATCACCGCTCCTGATGGAACCGAAGCGGAAGCCCAGAACCAATCCACCGGAAAGTACCGCAGCGTGTTCGATCTGCCCCTGACCCAACGTGGCACCTATCGCGTTGCAGTCGTCAACGATGGGGCCTTTGCAAGCTGGGAGGAAAACGGCGAACGACGTCGTTGGCGTGGAAGCGCTGATGCCATCGCAAGTGAAGTTCCCGCCGACGCAGACAACCTTCGCATCACTGAAAGCTTCGGACGGGTCGAAACGTTCGTCACCAATGGTGCACCGTCACAAGAAGCGTTGCAGCCAGTTGGAAAAGGCATCGAGCTGATCCCTGTCACGCATCCCAACGACTTGTATGCGGGCGAAACGGCAACCTTCCGTTTCTTGGTCAACGGCCAACCTCAGAAGGACATGGAAATCGTTGTGATCCAAGGCGGAACCCGATACCGCAATTCGCAAGAGGAACTCAATGTCACGACCAACGAAGAGGGCGAGTTTCAAATCACTTGGGCCGAACCGGGCATGCACTGGATCGAAACCAGTCATCAAGACGACGAGACCAAGATCGAAAATGCTTCCGGTCGCCGGATGAGCTACGCGGGCACATTCGAAGTCCTGCCTCAATGA
- a CDS encoding DUF2271 domain-containing protein produces MLNRIALMLGITLLGVCQATAEDWQATVEIPRLNVSEYHRPYVAIWIQDENRKCVANLAVWYQLTKSGEGEGTKWLPDLRQWWRRSGRSLQMPVDGVSSATRPAGKHELMFNDANQRFSKLPAGKYSLMVEASREVGGREVLELPFEWPSKTTQKLKAAGKEELGEITFVIPPTK; encoded by the coding sequence ATGCTGAACCGAATTGCGTTGATGCTCGGCATCACATTGCTCGGCGTTTGCCAAGCAACCGCTGAAGACTGGCAAGCCACCGTCGAAATCCCACGGTTGAACGTTTCGGAATACCACCGGCCTTACGTCGCGATCTGGATCCAAGACGAAAACCGAAAGTGCGTCGCAAACTTGGCCGTTTGGTACCAACTGACCAAATCGGGCGAAGGCGAAGGCACCAAGTGGCTGCCGGACCTGCGTCAATGGTGGCGTCGCTCCGGACGTTCCTTGCAAATGCCCGTGGACGGCGTCTCGAGCGCGACACGCCCAGCCGGCAAGCACGAGCTGATGTTCAACGATGCCAACCAACGTTTTTCAAAGTTGCCCGCGGGCAAGTACAGCCTGATGGTCGAGGCTTCACGCGAAGTCGGCGGCCGCGAAGTGTTGGAACTGCCGTTTGAATGGCCTTCCAAGACGACTCAAAAGCTGAAGGCCGCCGGCAAAGAAGAACTCGGCGAAATCACGTTTGTCATTCCCCCCACCAAGTAA
- a CDS encoding PepSY-associated TM helix domain-containing protein, producing the protein MSTPPAETSATPTIRKPGFSSAALRMVVLWHWTSSAVCLIGMLGFAITGITLNHASQIETDPQRESVIDDLPPELVTLLANSTEEESAALPPELAEWLTKQTGKSIGSREADWSEEEVYLSMPGPGSDAWLAIDREIGEFEFESTKRGWISYFNDLHKGRNTGAAWKWFLDLFAIATLVFCLTGLLLLVEHARRRKMTWPLVGLGLFLPFLLAVLLIH; encoded by the coding sequence ATGAGCACCCCTCCCGCCGAAACGTCTGCGACGCCCACCATCCGAAAGCCCGGATTCTCATCCGCCGCTTTGCGGATGGTCGTGTTGTGGCACTGGACCAGCTCGGCCGTTTGCTTGATCGGGATGTTGGGGTTTGCGATCACCGGCATCACGCTGAACCATGCTTCCCAAATCGAAACTGACCCGCAACGCGAATCGGTCATCGATGATTTGCCGCCAGAGCTTGTGACCTTGCTCGCGAATTCGACAGAGGAAGAGTCAGCCGCCTTGCCGCCTGAATTGGCCGAGTGGTTGACCAAGCAAACCGGCAAATCAATCGGAAGCCGAGAAGCGGATTGGTCGGAAGAGGAAGTCTACCTTTCGATGCCCGGTCCCGGTTCCGACGCGTGGCTGGCCATCGATCGTGAAATTGGTGAGTTCGAATTTGAATCAACCAAGCGAGGTTGGATTTCTTACTTCAACGATTTGCACAAAGGGCGCAACACCGGGGCAGCCTGGAAATGGTTTTTGGATCTTTTCGCAATTGCCACCTTGGTGTTCTGTCTCACGGGTTTGCTGTTGTTGGTGGAACACGCTCGACGTCGAAAAATGACTTGGCCACTGGTTGGCCTGGGATTGTTCCTTCCCTTCCTGCTTGCTGTTTTGTTGATTCACTGA
- a CDS encoding DUF1559 family PulG-like putative transporter, with protein MPLEPISIETNQAGSSRPAARHKGFTLVELLVVIAIIGVLVGLLLPAVQAAREAARSMQCSNNLKQLGLGLHNYASTYNGAFPNNGYSWTGGYPSDYSPFAKILPFLEQAQLQDLIDFDIYMGHPALADLPAGLQEAAGTRVPTYECPSDINGEVHMLTMPSGASIPIAGTSYAMNQGSGLDGVYHPSVGEPDGLCWTDAKVKFRDILDGTSHTIVFAETLIGGGLDSATPTPTMDPQFSRAGSSEVTTAVANLADTGDIANVQPYITSWNGDRNHYWLRGTVPNGPIINGRLSPNSNIPDLVRGSSKITAARSNHTGLVKVALADGSVQTVTDSIDLQVWHASWTRMGREVETISSH; from the coding sequence ATGCCCCTTGAACCGATCTCTATCGAGACGAATCAAGCTGGCTCCTCGCGTCCCGCCGCTCGCCACAAAGGTTTCACCCTGGTGGAGTTGTTGGTGGTCATCGCGATCATCGGCGTCCTGGTTGGCTTGCTGTTGCCCGCGGTTCAAGCCGCTCGCGAAGCCGCCCGCTCGATGCAGTGCAGCAACAACCTCAAGCAGCTTGGGCTGGGCCTTCACAACTACGCATCGACGTACAACGGCGCCTTCCCCAACAACGGCTACAGTTGGACCGGCGGATACCCGAGTGACTACTCACCGTTTGCCAAGATCTTGCCGTTTCTTGAGCAAGCTCAACTGCAAGATCTGATTGATTTCGACATCTACATGGGTCACCCCGCTCTCGCAGATTTGCCCGCAGGCTTGCAAGAAGCGGCTGGCACTCGGGTCCCGACCTACGAGTGCCCCAGCGATATCAATGGGGAAGTGCATATGCTGACAATGCCATCGGGCGCCAGCATTCCGATTGCAGGCACCAGCTACGCGATGAACCAAGGCAGTGGACTGGACGGGGTCTATCACCCCAGCGTCGGCGAACCCGACGGGCTGTGCTGGACCGATGCGAAGGTCAAGTTCCGCGACATCTTGGACGGCACCAGTCACACCATCGTGTTTGCAGAAACTCTGATCGGTGGCGGGCTGGATTCAGCCACCCCGACTCCCACCATGGACCCACAATTTTCCCGCGCGGGGTCATCCGAAGTCACCACCGCAGTCGCCAATCTCGCGGACACAGGCGACATCGCGAACGTTCAGCCTTACATCACCAGTTGGAATGGCGACCGCAATCACTATTGGTTGCGAGGCACCGTTCCCAACGGCCCGATCATCAACGGCCGCTTGTCACCCAACAGCAACATCCCCGACTTGGTTCGCGGTTCGTCCAAGATCACCGCCGCTCGCAGCAACCACACGGGATTGGTCAAAGTCGCTTTGGCCGACGGCAGTGTGCAAACCGTGACCGACTCGATCGACTTGCAAGTCTGGCACGCCAGCTGGACCCGAATGGGACGCGAGGTCGAGACCATTTCGTCCCACTGA